Genomic DNA from Candidatus Parcubacteria bacterium:
TATCCAGAATTCTACTTTTGCTTCCTCTCCTGGTTGAAGATAGCGAAGTTCAGGAATAGTTTCTCCATTCCATATAATTGAATTGTCGCCTGGTTTGTTTTCACTTTTGGGACATTCTATAGTAGACAAATCATATAAATTTCCTTCTAAGGTAGAAATTAAAACCAAATCTCTAAAAGGTTTTTCATTTATATTTCTAAAAGAAACTTGGTAGTGCAGCATTTCACCATGTGAAGCAATATATTCTGATTTGTTATTAATTTCTTGAGAGATTAAAAAAACAGGTTTATATGTAAGAGGGTTTTTTGTTGTTTCCTTTAATAAAATTTTTTCTCCACGGATAGTAATTGATAATTTGGCAACAAAGATTATTTCTTTTCCAATTTCTTGTTGTTCTGAAAATTCTCCCCAGATTTCAATTTCTCCTGTCCCGTTTTTTTCTAATGCAGGGAGATTCCATTGATTTTCTTCTGCTGTTTTTGGATTAGATTTTTTTAGATTAAAATTTTGAGGAGTATCTATTTCCAATTTTATGTTAGTAAATGGATAGTCAATAAAAGAGTAATATCTTATTTTAAATTTTAATTCGTTTTTTGTTTGTGGAAAAATAGGAATTTTAGAGGGGATATCCAGTTCTAAATCCACAGGAATTTCTGAAAGTTGGGTAGAAAATGTGGAAATCTCTGACATTTGAGCAGAAGAGCTATGTTTTGTTTTGTAATTCAACCATGATTTAAGCTCTTCTTTTTTGCCTTCGCTTCCAAAAATTCTGGTTTTAAAAGTAAAAATTTTTTCTTCTTCAGGATGAAAGAAATTTCCAAATTTATCTGATGTTATATTTTCTATCATTTCTCCTTTTTCTGGAAGAGAGTAGACAGGGTGATTAAAGATAAGTTCAGGGCTTTCTAATATGACATTACCAGTATTTTTACAGCTTACAATATATGTTACCAATTCTCCTACTTTTACTATTTCTGGCCCAGAAATTTTTATTTCCATATTTATTTTGGGTGTGAGAAATTCTAAAATCAACGCTATAAAAACTAAAAAAATAGAGAAAATTAAAAGACCTCCTAATAAGATTGTTTTAATAGCTAAAGATTCAGAAGTAAAAACCTTTTCTCCTTTTTTGAGGAAGCTAATTGCTTTTTTAAATTTTTTAAAAAGATTTATATTCATCTTTATTTATCTTCTTTTATATAATAACATAGATTTTATTATTTTTCACACTTATTGCATGTTCTTGCTTCAGGATAAATTTCTAAACGTTCTTTGGGGATTGGTTTTCCGCACTTTTCACATTTTCCATATTGATTTTTTTTTATTTTATCAAGAGCTGAATTAATATCTTTAAGTTTTAATTCCATAGTAAATTCAAGAGGAAGACGGGTTGAGTATTCTTCAACTTCATCTGCTGCTTCTTCTAAATCGCCGCCGTTAAATTTAGGGAATAAGCTGTCCCAGTCCCCTTTTAGCTTCGGGTCTTTTTTGGCAAACGTTTCAAGCTCTTTTTCTATAGCAGTTTTTTCTTTTTCCAGCTTTTTTTTAATTTCTTGAATAAATTTTTTATCCATAATTTTTAGATCAAAATATGCGAAGAAAACAGATTTTTCAAATTCTGGGGTGTGGGCGTGGCGAAGCCCGAAGGGCAAAGCCCGAAGGGCGGAGGGGGGGCTGAATTTGAAAAATCTTGTTTTCGTAGCAGGAAATTTACTTTTACTTTGTATAAATATAAAGATACCAGTACCAAAAAGTAAAAATGATTCCAAAAAGGGCAAGCACAAATCCTAAAAACAATGCTCTTATCCATATCTTTTCTCTAAAACTTGGTTTTTGAGGGAGCGGTCGGAATATTATTTTTTCTTCATTAATTTTTTCTTTAAATATTTCTGATGGTTCTTCTTTAATTCTTTTCAAAATTTCTTCCCTATTTATTTCTTTTTCTTGTTTTTTTTCTTGTTCTATTTTTATTACAGCTGATTGATAAATCATTTCAATCTCATTTATTTTTTTCTGTAATTGAGCTTTTTGTTCTTCTATATCCCATCTTTCATTTTCAACTAACTCCCTTCTTTTCTCAGCTTCTCTCCTGTCTCTTTCTATCTGCCTTCTTTGTTTTTCATTTATTACTTTTTTTTCTTTTGATTCAATTATTTCTATTTGTTTTTCTATTATTTTTTCTTTTTGCAAAACATCCTGACATTTCTGCTTTAAAATTTCCATTTCTTGTTCAAGTTCATTTTTCTTTTCTTTCAATTGTTTGATTTTCTCAATTAAAGCAAAATGAGAGAGTTGTGATTCTTTTAGCGTCAATTCTTCTTTCGCTGTTTTTTCTTCTGTTAATTTCTGCTTTTTTTCTAATTCTTGTTCTGTTCTATCTAAGGTGTCGCTTTTCTGCTCTAAAATATCTAAATTTTCTCCTAATCGCCTAAATTTCTCTTTAAATTCTTCCCTTTCTTTTGTAAGCAGTTCTTTCTCTTTTTTTAATGAATCAACCTCTTTTTCTCTAAGGGCTAATTCTTGTTGTGTGGCATTTTCTCTATCCCTAAAAGACGATATTTTCTCTGCCATTGCTTTTGTTTTTTCTTCTAATTGGGATTTTTCCTGCTTTAAAATATTTTCTTCTTGCTCTGTATCTTCCATGCTTTCCTGTAGGGTTTTAAGTCTTTCTTTTAAATTATTTACTTTTCCATTTGTTTCTTTTTTTTCTGTAAATAGAGCATCTTTTTCTTCTTTTAACAATCTAATACTTTCTTTAAGTTTTTTTCTTTCGCTTTCTTTGATTAATAATTCTTTTTGCCAAGCACCTTCTCTTACAACGCAAGAAGATATTTTCTCTGCCATTGCTTTTGTTTTTTCTTCTAATTCTTCTCTTTTTGATTGAAGCTCTTTTTTTTCTTGAATCAGGACAGTCATTTTTTCTTCTAAAAATTCTAAAAAATTAACCCTTTTTCTTAGTTTTTCTTTCTCTTTTTTTAATGAATCAACCTCTTTTTCTCTAAGGGCTAATTCTTGTTGTGTGGCATTTTCTCTATCCCTAAAAGACGATATTTTCTCTGCCATTGCTTTTGTTTTTTCTTCTAATTGGGATTTTTCCTGCTTTAAAATATTTTCTTCTTGCTCTGTGTCTTCCATGCTTTCCTGTAGGGTTTTAAGTCTTTCTTTTAAATTATTTATTTTCCCGTCTGTTTCTTTTTTTTCTGTAAATAGAGCATCTTTTTCTTCTTTTAACAATCTAATACTTTCTTTAAGTTTTTCTCTCTCGCTTTCTTTGATTGTTAATTCCTTTTGCCAAGCACCTTCTCTTACAGCGCAAGAAGATATTTTCTCTGCCATTGCTTTTGTTTTCTCTTCTAATTCTTCTCTTCTCGATTGAAACTCTTTTTTCTCTTGAACTAAGGTTATCACTTCTTTTTCTAAGAAATTGACCCTTTTTATTAGTTTTTCTTTTTCATCTTTACCTTTTTCCAAGCTAATCTTTTTTGGTTTTGGCGGCGCTGTTAAAGGCGCTGCAGGAAGCAGTGTTTCAAGTCCTTCAACATCTTGTTTTATTGTTTTTGCCTTTTTAAAAGTTTTCAGGAATTTGCCTTTTAGGGGAGAAGAAAAGTCACGACCGTGAAGGTCTTTTTCCATTGTTTTTATTTTTTTAAAAAGATATTTTTTTCCTGCCATATAAAAATATAGTTTATTATATTATAACAAACTTTAGTTTAATATATCAAAGCTTTATTTAAAGAAATACCGATTTTCTTTATTCTTGATTTTCTAAAGAGAGGTTAATTCTGCCTTGTTCGTCAATAGAGATTACTTTTACCGGTACAATGTCTCCGATTTTTACCACATCTTCAACTTTTTCCACTCTTCCTTTGGCAAGCTTGGAAATATGGACCAATCCTTCCTGTCCTGGCAGAATTTCTACAAATGCGCCAAAATCCATAATTCTTTTTACTTTTCCTTGAAAAACTTCTCCAACTTTAACTTCTCTGGTAATATTTTTTATCCAGCTTACAGCTTTTTCGGCAGCATCTTCTTTTTCTGCTGTAATAAATATTCTGCCGTCTTCTTCAATGTCAATAGCAACCTTGCATTTTTCAATAATCTCATTGATTATTTTTCCGCCAGTTCCGATAACTTCTCTAATTTGCTCTGGTTTGATTTGGATAGTGTAAATTCTAGGCGCCCATTGAGAAAGTTTTTCTCTTGGTTTGGATAAAACTTTTTCCATTTCACCCAGAATATATTCTCTTGCTTTCTTGGCTTTTGATAAGGCATCTTCCAATATTTTTTCTGTAATGCCAGTAATTTTAACATCCATTTGAAGAGCAGTTATTCCGTTTTTAGTTCCAGCTACTTTTAGATCCATGTCTCCATAATGATCTTCAGGGCCTTGAATGTCAGTTAAAATTTTATATTTAGTTATTTCTCCCCGTTCATTGCTTTCTGTTATTAATCCCATGGCAATGCCAGTAGCCGGAGATTTTAAAGGAACACCAGCATCCATTAAAGCCATAGAAGAACTGGAGATTGAAGCCATTGATGTGGAACCGTTTGAGGAAAGGATTTCTGAAACAATTCTGATTGTATAAGGGAATGAATCAGAATCAGGAATTAAAGGCAGAAGCGCTTTTTCAGCCAGCATTCCATGCCCTATATCTCTTCTTCCAGGACCGCGCATAGGCCTTACTTCTCCAACAGAATAAGGTGGAAAATTGTAATGGTGCATAAATCTCTTTTTTCCGACAATTTCCATTCCTTCTAATAATCGATGGTCGCTTGGCGCTCCCAGGGTGAGAATGGAAAGCGATTTTGTTTCACCTCTTACAAATAATCCAGAGCCATGTGTTCTTGGCAAAAGGCCTACTTCTGCATAAATATTTCTTATTTCATCTAACTTTCTTCCGTCAGGCCTTAATTCTTTTTCTAAAATGTTTTTATGTATTATTCTTTCTGTTTCTTGTTCAAAAAAATCTTTAGCATACTTGATTTTTTTTCCATCTTGTTCTTGTTCTTTGATAAAAAAGATTAAATCTTCTCTTAACTCATTTAATGCTTTATTTCTTTCTTTTTTTGCTTTCTCGTTATTGTTAGAAAAAGTTAATGCATTTTCTAATTTATTTCCTAAAAATTCTTTAATTTCTTTTTTCCATTCCAGTTCATTGGCAGGCGTTTCTATTACAGCCTTTTCTTTGGCATTCTCTTTAATAATTTTTTGCTGGAATTCAATAAGATTTTTCAATTCTGCTCCAGCAATATTATATGCTTGCATAAAAGTTTTTTCTTCTGCTTCTTTTGCTTCGCCTTCAATCATATTAATTAAAATTTGATCACCTTTCATTCCTCCTGCTAAGATAAGGTCAATATCGCTTTGTTCCCTTTGTTCATAAGTGGGGTTTAAGACGAATTTTCCTTCAGTTTTACCGATTCTTAAATTAGCGATTGGTCCTTCCCAGGGAATATCAGAGATAGACAGGGATAGAGAAGCGCCTAAAAGTCCAAGGATATCAGGGTCGTTTTCGCTGTCCCAAGACAGGCAGGTAACAACCACTTGCACTTCCCTTTTAAGATTTTTTGGAAATTTTGGCCTGATAGCTCTGTCAATCAAGCGGGCAGTGAGAATTGCTTCATCAGAAGGACGGCTTTCTCTTCTGATATAACGCGAGCCGTAAATTTTTCCAGCTGCATAATATCTTTCTTCATAATCAACAGTAAGAGGGAAAAAATCAATGCCCTCCCTTTCTTGTCCTGACATTACAGCTGTAGCTAAAACCATGGTATCGCCGTAACGAACTAAAACTGAGCCATTTGCCTGCTCAGCTAAGTCTTTAATTTCAACGATAATATCCTTGCCGCCTATATTTAGTTTATATTTTTTAGAATCCATTTTTTATTTTTTTAAAAGGTATTTTTCAGGACTGCTTTCTAAATCAAGAAATTCATCAGCTGTTTCTTTAAGTTTGCCTGATGTGGAGCGGCCAAAAGCAATAACTTCCGTCCTTTTGCCTTGATTTTTTAGATATTCTACTAATGGAATAAAATCGCCGTCGCCAGAAATAAGGCAAATAACATCTACGCCAGGAGCAGTTTTAATAGCATCAATAACTATTCCTACATCCCAGTCAGCTTTTTTCATTCCACCGTAGAATTCTTGAAGATCTTTTACTCTTGTTTCAATTCCTAACTTAGTGAGGGCTTCAAAAAACGGCTGTTCTTCGCCGGTTTTTGTCCTGATAACATAAGCAAAAACCCTTATTAGCTTTCTGTCGCTTACTGCTGATTTTAATATCTCTCCGAAATTAACCTTTGACTGATATAGGTTTTTAGCAGAATGATAGAGATTTTGAACATCTATTAGAACTGCTATTTTTTGTTCTTTATGAATCAACATAGCTTAATTTTAACGAAGGTCGGGCCTTCGTTTTACTTTTTTAGTCCTATTTTCTTAATGATAGAATTATATTTGCGGATGCTTTCTTTTTTTAGATATGCAAGCAGTTTTCTTCTTTTAGAAACCATTTTTAAAAGTCCTCTTCTGGAATGAATATCTTTAGAATGTTTTTTTAAATGCAAAAGCAGCTGCCTAATTTCTTCGGAAAGCAAAGCAATCTGCACTTCAGCAGACCCAGTGTCTTTATTATGGATCTTGTATCCAGATATAATTTTTTCTTTTTGTTTTGCGTTTAACATTTTTTTATTATATCATCTTTTAAAAATAAGAACATAGCTAAGCTATAACCTTCTTTTTTTCACTCGCTCGTAGATTGAATAAATAAATTTATTCAATCTGTCTCGCTTCACTCGAAAATAAAAAAAGACTATATGCCCCGCGCAGGAATCGAACCTGCAACCTTAGGCTTAAGAGGCCTCTGCTCTGCCGATTGAGCTAGCGGGGCAGTTATTCGGTTTCGTTTATGTCTAAAATACAGTTACTATTAGTATCTGTGCTTGCGCTAGGAACTTGGCAATCAATTTGCCACCATGTTTGCAAGCCAGTCCATTCCTGGACACCGATAAACATCATAAAAGTATTAATAGTAATCCAAGCAGTGAAAATTATTATTAAACCGATAATTGTGTTGGTTATTATTTGTTTTGCTTTTTCCAGGTTAGCTGGGTTTGCTCCAGCTCCAAAAAACATTATGCCGCCGATAACGAGCATTAAAACTGCTACTGCCGGCACTATTCTAATTAACACAAAATCAATAATATTTTTAAAGAGTATAAAAAAATGGCAAAGCGTGCAGGGACAGGCCTCGTTTATTTCTGTTTCTGGATAAGGATCCTGAAATCCTACTTCGCTTGGATTTGCATCTCTGTATCCACATGGAACTAAAACAGCATTTGCTTGAATAGGCATTAAGGAAAACAATAAAAAAGATAAACAAATTATTGAAATTGTTTTTTTTGTATTCATATATGCCCCTGGAAGGATTCGAACCCTCATCCTTGGTTCCGAAGACCAATACTCTATCCGTTGAGCCACAGGGGCTTTAAATTATTTTAACAGATGGATTGAAAAAAACAAGGATTTAAGATAGAATAAAGCATATGAAAATACATAAAGAAATAAAATTTGTAATTGAGAAATTAAAAGAAAACAATTTTGAGGCATATTTAGTAGGCGGATGCGTGCGTGATTTGCTGCGTGGAAAAGAGCCATTGGATTGGGACATAACCACTAATGCCAAGCCGGAACAAATTGAAAAAGTTTTTCCAAAAACATTTAAAGACAATAAATTTGGCACAGTTGTTATTGTAACAAAAAGTAAAAATCCTCGGTTAAAAGAGATTGAAATTACTCCTTATAGAATTGAGTCAAAATATACAGATAAGAGACACCCGGATAGTATTTGCTTCGCTAAAACCATTGAAGAGGACCTTAAAAGGAGAGACTTTACCATTAACGCTATGGCTATCGATTTAAAATCCCAAATCCCAAATTCCAAATCCCAAATCCCAAATTCCAAACAAGAATTTGAGATAATTGATCTTTTTAAAGGGCAGGAGGATTTGAAGAATAAAGTCATTCGGGCAGTGGGCGAGCCAGATGAAAGATTTTCAGAGGATGCTTTGCGTTTAATGAGAGCAGTACGGCTTGCTACTGTTTTAGGAGACGGATGGAAAATTGAAGAAAAAACTGAGCAGGCAATCAAAAAAAATGCTCATTTGCTTGAAATGATTTCCAAAGAAAGAATTAGAGATGAATTTGTTAAAATTATAATGTCAGAAAGAGGTGCTCAAGGCATAGAAACATTGCGGAAGCTCAAACTCTTGCAATATATTATTCCAGAATTAGAAGAAGGTTATGGTGTTTCTCAGAATAAGCACCATATTTATGAGGTTTATGAGCATTCTTTACGCGCTTTAAGGTATGCTTGCGAAAAGAATTTTAATAAATATGTTCGCTTTGCAGCTCTTTTGCATGATGTGGGGAAACCAAGAACCAAAAATGGAAAAGGGGCAAATGCAACTTTTTACAACCATGAAATAGTAGGAGCTAAAATGAGTGAGCAGATTTTAAATCGCTTAAAATTTTCTAAAAAAGACACTGAGAAAATTGTAAGATTAGTCCGTTATCATTTGTTTTATTATAATGTTGACGAGGTCGGCGAATCGTCAGTAAGGCGGTTAGTGCGCCAGGCAGGACCAGAAAATATGGATGAACTTTTACAAGTGAGAATGGCTGATAGAATCGGGTCTGGCGTTCCTAAAGCAGAACCGTATAAATTAAGGCATTTAAAGTATATTATTGAAAAAGTTTCCCAAGATCCTATTTCAGTCACAATGCTTAAGATAAACGGAGAAGATGTAATGAGAATTTTGAAAATTAAACCAGGTTCCAAAATAGGCCAGGTTTTAGATGTTTTGCTTGGTTATGTTTTAAATGAGCCAAGCAAGAATAAGAAAGAGTTTTTAGAAAAAGAAACAGAAAAAATGAGTAAGCTTAGCGAAAAAGAACTAAGCTCCTTAGCTGAAAAGGCGCGCAAAGAAAGAATGGAAATTGTGACAAAAAGAGATAAAATGACAAAGCAAAAGTATTGGGTCACCTAATTTGATTTTAATACGGGATGTAGTGTAATGGTAGCACAGCCCCGCCCATTTAACGGGACGTGGTGTAACGGTTAACATATGCGCTTCGGGAGCGTAGGATTCCCGGTTCGATTCCGGGCGTCCCGAAAGAAAATGGGCGGGGTTTAGCCCGAGTTTACCCTGTTAAACAATTTGCTTTGCAAATTAAAATCAAAGATTTTATTTAACAGGGTGAAAATCTCGGCATCTCGACATTAGGGGGGCCTGTAGTTTAATGGTATGACACCGCATTCGCATTGCGGAGACGGCAGTTCGATTCTGCCCAGGTCCACCACTTCGCTCCTCGGCTTCGCTTCGGAGCTACGCGGTGCAAGCACGAGCATGATAAACATCCACCAAATAGGGACTATCCCTCACCTGTCCCTTTTTACAATTTGATTTTTGCCTAAAAAAGTGGTAGTTTGAGAATATAAAAGGAGGGGTGCCTGAGCGGTTGAAAGGGATGGTTTCGAAAACCATTGTGGTTTATATCACCGTGAGTTCGAATCTCACCCCCTCCGCAAATCTATGAACATTGAAGATTTTTTTAATTTTGAATATATTTATTTTGTTCTTGGAATTTTTTTAATTTTGGTTTGTCTTTGCATTTATTTCGCTTTTAAGCAAAAAAAGCGATTAGATATTTTTTTCCAAAGAGGAGAAAAAGATTTAGAAAAGGTTTTAACAGAGCAGATTAAAAAGACAGAGAAAATAGAAAATAATTTAAAAGAGATTTCAGAACAAATATCAAAATTAGAGACTATTTCTCAAAAAAGTTTTCAAAAAATCGGAATAATAAGATTTAATCCATTTAAAGAAGTAGGCGGAGACCAGAGTTTTGCTATTGCCCTTCTTGATTTAAATAATAATGGTTTTGTCATTACAAGCCATTATAGCAGAGAATCAAGTCGAGTTTATAATAAAGAAGTAAAAAATGGAAAATCAAAATATTCTTTATCCAATGAAGAGAAAAAAGCAATTGAAAAAGCTATAACAGAAGTATATTAGATTAAATACACAGCTCCGAAAACAAAATTTTTCAAATTCAGCCCCCCTTCGCCCTTCGGGCTTCGCCACGCCCGCACCCCAGAATTTAAAAAATCTGTTTTCTCCGCTTAAGTATAATTGAAAATGGGAAGTATTACTTAACCAGGTTAAGCAATAAACATTGCGACATTTGATACGACATTTTAAAAACTCGTAGTACATGGAACTCAAAAAACAAAAAAAACAAGAAAATTTTCAAACTAGACCTGCGGTAGTGGTTGTTTTAGGCCATGTTGACCATGGAAAAACAGCGATTTTAGATTTTATTAGAAAAACAAAAGTAATTGAAAGGGAGTCAGGCGGCATTACCCAGCATATTGGAGCTTATGAGGTAGATGAAGCCGGCAAGAAAATTACTTTTATTGATACACCTGGACATGAAGCGTTTTCAGCTATGCGTTCCAGAGGAGCTAAAGTAGCTGATATTGCTATTTTAGTAGTTGCTGGAGAAGAAGGGATTAAGCCGCAGACCAAAGAGGCAATAAATCATATAAAAAAAGCAGGCATTCCAATGATTGTGGCAATCAATAAAACAGACAAGCCAGAAGCAAATCCTGAAAAAGTAAAAAGAGAGCTTTCCCAACAAGATGTTTTAGCAGAGTCAATGGGCGGCAAAGTGCCTACAGTTAATGTTTCAGCCAAGACAGGCAAAGGAATATCAGAATTATTAGAGCTTATTTTGTTGCTTGCTGAAATACAAGAATTAAAAGGGGATTTATCTAAGCCAGGACAAGGCGTGATTATAGAGGCATATTTAGACAGCCATCGCGGTCCAACTGCCACTCTTGTTTTAAGGGATGGAATTTTAAAAAAAGGAGATATTATAGGAACTGGTTCTGTTTTAGGAAAAATTAAGATTTTAGAGGATTTTCAGGGCAAGCAAATTGAAAAAGCTATGCCATCGCAGCCGATCATTGTTTTAGGGTTAGAAGGAGTGCCTCAAATTGGAGAAAAGTTTAATGTTTATTCTGATATTGGAGCAGCTCAAAAATACATTGAGAAAAAAGAGAGAAAGCGCGAGACAAGACAGGTCCTGCCTGTTGATTCTTCTAAAAAGATTTTGAATCTCATTTTAAAGGCAGATGTTTCTGGCTCTTTGGAAGCAATAGAACAAGAGATTAAAAAACTGCCTCAAGAAAAAGTTGCTTTAAGAATTTTAAAAAGCGAGGTAGGCGAAGTTAATGAAAATGATGTTAGATTGGCAAAACCAGCTAAAGCCAAAATTTTATGTTTTCGGGTAAAGAAAAATCCTATTGCCCTAAAGTTTGCTGAGCAAGAAAAAATAAGGATAAAATGCTTTGATATTATTTATGAGCTTTTTCAAGAAGTTCGCTTAATGATGGAAAAAGTTTTAAGCGCAGAGATAGTCCGCAAGGATATAGGCAGGGTTAAAACATTAGTAGTGTTTATGTCAGAGAAAAATCGCCAGATTGTTGGAGGTAAAATTATTGAGGGTGAAGTGGAAAAGGGCTTAAAAATAGAGGTTTATCGTGGAGAGGAAAAAATTGGCAGAGGCAAGATGATAAATCTTCAGAAAAACAAAAAAGATATTGAAAAAGCAGGCAAAGGCGAGGAAATAGGAATTCTTTATCAAGGAGATGTCAAGATTGAATTAGGAGATGAGGTGGTTTTTTATAAAGAAGTGAGGGAAAAAGGAGAACTATGAGTGAAAGAATTAGAAAAGTTAATGAGCTTATCAAAAGGGAATTGTCGCAGATTATTTTAGAGGAAATGAATTTTCCTGAAAATGTTTTAGTTACTATTATTAAGGTGGAAGCAGCGCCAAACCTATATTCAGCAAGGGTTTATATCAATGTCATATCTACCTCGCACCGAGCTCGCTCTGGTGCTGGGCCTGAAAAAGAGGCAAAAGAGGCTTTTATAATGTTAAAAAACAACATCTATAATCTCCAGCAATTATTGAATAAGCGCTTAAGAATGAGGCCGATTCCACGCATTGAATTTTTACAAGAAAAACAGGTTCAAAAAACAGAAAAAATAGAGGAGATTTTAGATAAAATTAAGGTTGAAAAACAGAACTAAATCTGGTAAGCTTTAATTGTGGCCTGGTACCCAAGCAGTTAGGGAGCGGTTTGCAAAACCGTTTTACGCGAGTGCAAATCTCGCCCAGGCCTCAAAATGCCCGGGTGCTGTAACTGGTAGCCAGGATGGACTTAAAATCCATTGGATTTTTATCCGTGAGGGTTCGACCCCCTCTCCGGGCACATAAAATTTTCGCTTTGCTCAAATTTAGATGTTAAACACCGAGTGTTTAACACAGGTCACAAAGTAGAACGATCGTGCTGATTTGTGACACATAAAAAAAACACACTGGTTTTTAATCAGAGTGTTTTTAATTATTTTAATTATTTTCAGACAGATTTTAAATTTCTTTGATCACCTCAATATAGGTGTTTTTTACTCCAAAGGTTTTTGCGTCCAAATAAGAAGAAAACCATATATCAACATGATAATACCCTTTTTTCCAATGCATTCTGTCTTCCACCACAAAAATTTTATCTCCGTAAATTTCAGGAATACGGATTTTTGTTCCAAAAGAAAGTAGATTGTTGGCTACAATTCCGTCTTTAACATAAGTTCCAGAAGCAGTAATAAAAGGCGTATCATCGGTCTGCCAAACAGTGCTGGAATAGGCAGTGGTTAAAACCCTTATTTTCTTCACAATCTTTATTTCTGTTTGCGGGATAGGAGAAAGAGGCAAAAGAGCGCTTCCTTGAATAGCGGCAAATTCAAAATCAAGATTGGTTTCTTGCTCTTCTACTTCTGCTTCAGCTTCTACCTTATTAATTTTAGAATAAAATAAAAAGCAAACAAAAACAAATATTGCCGTAATAAACGTTGCTAGAATATACTTTTTGTAATTTTCTTTATTCATTCTTTGTCTTGCTTTATTTGTTAAATAAAGCAATTTAAAAATCCCTTTCACAGGGATTATGCCATCTTAGCAAGTCAAGAGAGTTTGTCAAGGGTTTTTAAGGTTGGAGCGGGTTATTGAAAAAAGTTAGAATTTTTTACCAGCAAAATCCTGACGCAGGCGGGCAAAAATTCATTTCCCCTAAACCCCTTTTCTTTTTACCCGCCCGTTTTTTGGCTTTGCCGAAAATTTTTTCGGTTTGATTTGCACAGTTATACCTTTTGTCATATTATTTTCCTCTTTAATTTATTATTTCAAAGTCGGGGTTCGGAATTTCATAAAACGTATTCCAGATATATGAAGCGCCATAAAACATTTGGACGG
This window encodes:
- a CDS encoding peptidoglycan-binding protein, coding for MNINLFKKFKKAISFLKKGEKVFTSESLAIKTILLGGLLIFSIFLVFIALILEFLTPKINMEIKISGPEIVKVGELVTYIVSCKNTGNVILESPELIFNHPVYSLPEKGEMIENITSDKFGNFFHPEEEKIFTFKTRIFGSEGKKEELKSWLNYKTKHSSSAQMSEISTFSTQLSEIPVDLELDIPSKIPIFPQTKNELKFKIRYYSFIDYPFTNIKLEIDTPQNFNLKKSNPKTAEENQWNLPALEKNGTGEIEIWGEFSEQQEIGKEIIFVAKLSITIRGEKILLKETTKNPLTYKPVFLISQEINNKSEYIASHGEMLHYQVSFRNINEKPFRDLVLISTLEGNLYDLSTIECPKSENKPGDNSIIWNGETIPELRYLQPGEEAKVEFWIRLKQDYIPKETSEINILIRNNVSLGEFEKEFTNKVNSKIEIQQEGYYKDKYGFFENTGLPLEVNKTTTYTIVWKIKNYYSLVKDTIIKASLPPQVNVKSTHCTQGKINIKGEFSESESLYQEIPSDFRFENNLSYKTKSYEIKYLQTILKNEVPHVYHKYIPITGYFGPITINSVMEFQKKYEKEILLPQGFKEPSGYVDEFTRLKLNELLTHEIPTTSKEIIWELETIEPGKGIFSDPLIAAFQISFTPTLKQKGGTAILINKVLASGNDQWTGEIISAEDEPIDTMLPDDPTVRKGEIH
- a CDS encoding TraR/DksA family transcriptional regulator, whose amino-acid sequence is MDKKFIQEIKKKLEKEKTAIEKELETFAKKDPKLKGDWDSLFPKFNGGDLEEAADEVEEYSTRLPLEFTMELKLKDINSALDKIKKNQYGKCEKCGKPIPKERLEIYPEARTCNKCEK
- a CDS encoding polyribonucleotide nucleotidyltransferase; the protein is MDSKKYKLNIGGKDIIVEIKDLAEQANGSVLVRYGDTMVLATAVMSGQEREGIDFFPLTVDYEERYYAAGKIYGSRYIRRESRPSDEAILTARLIDRAIRPKFPKNLKREVQVVVTCLSWDSENDPDILGLLGASLSLSISDIPWEGPIANLRIGKTEGKFVLNPTYEQREQSDIDLILAGGMKGDQILINMIEGEAKEAEEKTFMQAYNIAGAELKNLIEFQQKIIKENAKEKAVIETPANELEWKKEIKEFLGNKLENALTFSNNNEKAKKERNKALNELREDLIFFIKEQEQDGKKIKYAKDFFEQETERIIHKNILEKELRPDGRKLDEIRNIYAEVGLLPRTHGSGLFVRGETKSLSILTLGAPSDHRLLEGMEIVGKKRFMHHYNFPPYSVGEVRPMRGPGRRDIGHGMLAEKALLPLIPDSDSFPYTIRIVSEILSSNGSTSMASISSSSMALMDAGVPLKSPATGIAMGLITESNERGEITKYKILTDIQGPEDHYGDMDLKVAGTKNGITALQMDVKITGITEKILEDALSKAKKAREYILGEMEKVLSKPREKLSQWAPRIYTIQIKPEQIREVIGTGGKIINEIIEKCKVAIDIEEDGRIFITAEKEDAAEKAVSWIKNITREVKVGEVFQGKVKRIMDFGAFVEILPGQEGLVHISKLAKGRVEKVEDVVKIGDIVPVKVISIDEQGRINLSLENQE
- a CDS encoding NYN domain-containing protein, which encodes MLIHKEQKIAVLIDVQNLYHSAKNLYQSKVNFGEILKSAVSDRKLIRVFAYVIRTKTGEEQPFFEALTKLGIETRVKDLQEFYGGMKKADWDVGIVIDAIKTAPGVDVICLISGDGDFIPLVEYLKNQGKRTEVIAFGRSTSGKLKETADEFLDLESSPEKYLLKK
- the rpsO gene encoding 30S ribosomal protein S15; protein product: MLNAKQKEKIISGYKIHNKDTGSAEVQIALLSEEIRQLLLHLKKHSKDIHSRRGLLKMVSKRRKLLAYLKKESIRKYNSIIKKIGLKK
- a CDS encoding HD domain-containing protein, which codes for MKIHKEIKFVIEKLKENNFEAYLVGGCVRDLLRGKEPLDWDITTNAKPEQIEKVFPKTFKDNKFGTVVIVTKSKNPRLKEIEITPYRIESKYTDKRHPDSICFAKTIEEDLKRRDFTINAMAIDLKSQIPNSKSQIPNSKQEFEIIDLFKGQEDLKNKVIRAVGEPDERFSEDALRLMRAVRLATVLGDGWKIEEKTEQAIKKNAHLLEMISKERIRDEFVKIIMSERGAQGIETLRKLKLLQYIIPELEEGYGVSQNKHHIYEVYEHSLRALRYACEKNFNKYVRFAALLHDVGKPRTKNGKGANATFYNHEIVGAKMSEQILNRLKFSKKDTEKIVRLVRYHLFYYNVDEVGESSVRRLVRQAGPENMDELLQVRMADRIGSGVPKAEPYKLRHLKYIIEKVSQDPISVTMLKINGEDVMRILKIKPGSKIGQVLDVLLGYVLNEPSKNKKEFLEKETEKMSKLSEKELSSLAEKARKERMEIVTKRDKMTKQKYWVT